A portion of the Motacilla alba alba isolate MOTALB_02 chromosome 19, Motacilla_alba_V1.0_pri, whole genome shotgun sequence genome contains these proteins:
- the FAM222B gene encoding protein FAM222B isoform X2, with amino-acid sequence MKGDTTQKMRSAQYPTPAELDAYAKKVANNPLTIKIFPNSVKVPQRKHIRRTVNGLDTSGQRYSPYPSQATTKTGLLAIVKSPAKGIIKDFDGTRARLLPEAMMNPPSTPYVAPSTLSHPQALARQQALQHAQTLPHPQSIPQHPQGIPQPPSLPHPQGIPQALPHPQNVQQAQGLQHPQPVAHQTLQHPPNALLQPGLHGGRKMPDADAPPNVTVSTSTIPLSMAATLQQNQPPDLSSIVHQINQFCQARAGISTTSVCEGQIANPSPISRNLLINASTRVSTHNVPTPMPSCVVNPVDHAAAAIPPASVNVPMVNINRVPPAYQNEIKSVAWNQHQLAHLQQMCGDAAGPAGLAGKHPQREIAGQSFPGKTSNYPQELCMGQSFSLKPPIEKPTPSPPVNGLQGPLPYTNGHYFQPLWNNILPTPNSDSSGSQDLTMPFHGGQPAGATLDCAGGTHYRAGAGPSSQNNVMQTMDYLSGDFQQSCFRDQSMAVLGKVHRPPMNRAPEPTDSRNLHIQHPGYR; translated from the coding sequence GGGACACTACACAGAAAATGAGATCTGCACAGTATCCTACCCCAGCAGAATTGGATGCTTATGCTAAGAAGGTCGCCAACAATCCACTGACTATAAAAATCTTCCCGAACAGCGTCAAGGTTCCCCAGAGGAAACACATACGCCGTACTGTGAACGGACTCGATACTTCGGGCCAGAGGTACAGCCCCTACCCATCTCAGGCCACCACGAAAACCGGCCTGCTGGCCATAGTGAAATCCCCAGCGAAAGGAATCATCAAGGACTTTGACGGGACGCGCGCGCGCCTGCTGCCGGAGGCGATGATGAACCCCCCCTCCACGCCGTACGTTGCACCAAGCACTTTATCCCACCCCCAGGCGCTCGCTCGCCAGCAGGCTCTCCAGCACGCACAGACTTTGCCGCACCCCCAGAGCATCCCGCAGCACCCTCAGGGTATTCCACAGCCACCCAGCTTACCGCACCCTCAGGGGATCCCGCAGGCGCTGCCGCACCCGCAGAACGTGCAGCAGGCGCAGGGCTTGCAGCACCCTCAGCCCGTGGCACACCAGACCCTGCAGCACCCCCCGAACGCGCTGCTGCAGCCGGGTTTACACGGAGGCAGAAAGATGCCGGATGCAGACGCGCCGCCGAATGTGACCGTGTCTACCTCAACCATTCCCCTCTCTATGGCTGCCACCCTGCAGCAGAACCAGCCACCGGACCTGAGCAGCATTGTGCACCAGATTAACCAGTTCTGCCAGGCCAGAGCTGGCATTAGCACTACCTCAGTGTGTGAGGGACAGATTGCAAACCCCAGCCCTATAAGTCGCAACCTGCTTATCAATGCAAGTACCAGGGTATCTACTCACAATGTCCCTACACCCATGCCTTCCTGTGTAGTAAACCCTGTCgaccatgctgctgctgctattccTCCTGCCTCTGTTAATGTGCCCATGGTCAATATTAACAGGGTGCCGCCCGCCTACCAGAACGAAATCAAATCGGTTGCGTGGAACCAGCACCAGCTTGCACATCTGCAGCAAATGtgtggggatgctgctgggccTGCTGGACTCGCAGGGAAGCACCCTCAGAGAGAGATCGCAGGGCAGAGTTTCCCTGGCAAAACTTCCAACTACCCTCAAGAACTGTGCATGGGCCAGTCCTTCAGCTTGAAGCCCCCCATCGAGAAGCCTACGCCTTCTCCGCCTGTGAACGGGTTGCAGGGACCTTTGCCATATACCAATGGGCACtatttccagcccctctggaatAACATTCTGCCCACGCCCAACAGTGACAGCTCTGGGTCCCAGGACCTCACCATGCCTTTCCACGGGGGACAGCCAGCGGGAGCGACGCTGGATTGTGCGGGAGGAACTCATtacagagctggagctggcccATCCAGCCAGAATAATGTGATGCAGACCATGGATTACCTAAGTGGGGACTTCCAGCAGTCCTGCTTCCGAGACCAGAGCATGGCCGTGCTGGGAAAAGTCCATCGGCCTCCCATGAACCGAGCACCTGAACCAACCGATAGTCGAAATCTTCATATTCAACACCCAGGGTATAGATAG
- the FAM222B gene encoding protein FAM222B isoform X1: MLACLPGPGDLSFQLLSYTQMNTGLQKWDTTQKMRSAQYPTPAELDAYAKKVANNPLTIKIFPNSVKVPQRKHIRRTVNGLDTSGQRYSPYPSQATTKTGLLAIVKSPAKGIIKDFDGTRARLLPEAMMNPPSTPYVAPSTLSHPQALARQQALQHAQTLPHPQSIPQHPQGIPQPPSLPHPQGIPQALPHPQNVQQAQGLQHPQPVAHQTLQHPPNALLQPGLHGGRKMPDADAPPNVTVSTSTIPLSMAATLQQNQPPDLSSIVHQINQFCQARAGISTTSVCEGQIANPSPISRNLLINASTRVSTHNVPTPMPSCVVNPVDHAAAAIPPASVNVPMVNINRVPPAYQNEIKSVAWNQHQLAHLQQMCGDAAGPAGLAGKHPQREIAGQSFPGKTSNYPQELCMGQSFSLKPPIEKPTPSPPVNGLQGPLPYTNGHYFQPLWNNILPTPNSDSSGSQDLTMPFHGGQPAGATLDCAGGTHYRAGAGPSSQNNVMQTMDYLSGDFQQSCFRDQSMAVLGKVHRPPMNRAPEPTDSRNLHIQHPGYR, from the coding sequence GGGACACTACACAGAAAATGAGATCTGCACAGTATCCTACCCCAGCAGAATTGGATGCTTATGCTAAGAAGGTCGCCAACAATCCACTGACTATAAAAATCTTCCCGAACAGCGTCAAGGTTCCCCAGAGGAAACACATACGCCGTACTGTGAACGGACTCGATACTTCGGGCCAGAGGTACAGCCCCTACCCATCTCAGGCCACCACGAAAACCGGCCTGCTGGCCATAGTGAAATCCCCAGCGAAAGGAATCATCAAGGACTTTGACGGGACGCGCGCGCGCCTGCTGCCGGAGGCGATGATGAACCCCCCCTCCACGCCGTACGTTGCACCAAGCACTTTATCCCACCCCCAGGCGCTCGCTCGCCAGCAGGCTCTCCAGCACGCACAGACTTTGCCGCACCCCCAGAGCATCCCGCAGCACCCTCAGGGTATTCCACAGCCACCCAGCTTACCGCACCCTCAGGGGATCCCGCAGGCGCTGCCGCACCCGCAGAACGTGCAGCAGGCGCAGGGCTTGCAGCACCCTCAGCCCGTGGCACACCAGACCCTGCAGCACCCCCCGAACGCGCTGCTGCAGCCGGGTTTACACGGAGGCAGAAAGATGCCGGATGCAGACGCGCCGCCGAATGTGACCGTGTCTACCTCAACCATTCCCCTCTCTATGGCTGCCACCCTGCAGCAGAACCAGCCACCGGACCTGAGCAGCATTGTGCACCAGATTAACCAGTTCTGCCAGGCCAGAGCTGGCATTAGCACTACCTCAGTGTGTGAGGGACAGATTGCAAACCCCAGCCCTATAAGTCGCAACCTGCTTATCAATGCAAGTACCAGGGTATCTACTCACAATGTCCCTACACCCATGCCTTCCTGTGTAGTAAACCCTGTCgaccatgctgctgctgctattccTCCTGCCTCTGTTAATGTGCCCATGGTCAATATTAACAGGGTGCCGCCCGCCTACCAGAACGAAATCAAATCGGTTGCGTGGAACCAGCACCAGCTTGCACATCTGCAGCAAATGtgtggggatgctgctgggccTGCTGGACTCGCAGGGAAGCACCCTCAGAGAGAGATCGCAGGGCAGAGTTTCCCTGGCAAAACTTCCAACTACCCTCAAGAACTGTGCATGGGCCAGTCCTTCAGCTTGAAGCCCCCCATCGAGAAGCCTACGCCTTCTCCGCCTGTGAACGGGTTGCAGGGACCTTTGCCATATACCAATGGGCACtatttccagcccctctggaatAACATTCTGCCCACGCCCAACAGTGACAGCTCTGGGTCCCAGGACCTCACCATGCCTTTCCACGGGGGACAGCCAGCGGGAGCGACGCTGGATTGTGCGGGAGGAACTCATtacagagctggagctggcccATCCAGCCAGAATAATGTGATGCAGACCATGGATTACCTAAGTGGGGACTTCCAGCAGTCCTGCTTCCGAGACCAGAGCATGGCCGTGCTGGGAAAAGTCCATCGGCCTCCCATGAACCGAGCACCTGAACCAACCGATAGTCGAAATCTTCATATTCAACACCCAGGGTATAGATAG
- the FAM222B gene encoding protein FAM222B isoform X3: MRSAQYPTPAELDAYAKKVANNPLTIKIFPNSVKVPQRKHIRRTVNGLDTSGQRYSPYPSQATTKTGLLAIVKSPAKGIIKDFDGTRARLLPEAMMNPPSTPYVAPSTLSHPQALARQQALQHAQTLPHPQSIPQHPQGIPQPPSLPHPQGIPQALPHPQNVQQAQGLQHPQPVAHQTLQHPPNALLQPGLHGGRKMPDADAPPNVTVSTSTIPLSMAATLQQNQPPDLSSIVHQINQFCQARAGISTTSVCEGQIANPSPISRNLLINASTRVSTHNVPTPMPSCVVNPVDHAAAAIPPASVNVPMVNINRVPPAYQNEIKSVAWNQHQLAHLQQMCGDAAGPAGLAGKHPQREIAGQSFPGKTSNYPQELCMGQSFSLKPPIEKPTPSPPVNGLQGPLPYTNGHYFQPLWNNILPTPNSDSSGSQDLTMPFHGGQPAGATLDCAGGTHYRAGAGPSSQNNVMQTMDYLSGDFQQSCFRDQSMAVLGKVHRPPMNRAPEPTDSRNLHIQHPGYR; encoded by the coding sequence ATGAGATCTGCACAGTATCCTACCCCAGCAGAATTGGATGCTTATGCTAAGAAGGTCGCCAACAATCCACTGACTATAAAAATCTTCCCGAACAGCGTCAAGGTTCCCCAGAGGAAACACATACGCCGTACTGTGAACGGACTCGATACTTCGGGCCAGAGGTACAGCCCCTACCCATCTCAGGCCACCACGAAAACCGGCCTGCTGGCCATAGTGAAATCCCCAGCGAAAGGAATCATCAAGGACTTTGACGGGACGCGCGCGCGCCTGCTGCCGGAGGCGATGATGAACCCCCCCTCCACGCCGTACGTTGCACCAAGCACTTTATCCCACCCCCAGGCGCTCGCTCGCCAGCAGGCTCTCCAGCACGCACAGACTTTGCCGCACCCCCAGAGCATCCCGCAGCACCCTCAGGGTATTCCACAGCCACCCAGCTTACCGCACCCTCAGGGGATCCCGCAGGCGCTGCCGCACCCGCAGAACGTGCAGCAGGCGCAGGGCTTGCAGCACCCTCAGCCCGTGGCACACCAGACCCTGCAGCACCCCCCGAACGCGCTGCTGCAGCCGGGTTTACACGGAGGCAGAAAGATGCCGGATGCAGACGCGCCGCCGAATGTGACCGTGTCTACCTCAACCATTCCCCTCTCTATGGCTGCCACCCTGCAGCAGAACCAGCCACCGGACCTGAGCAGCATTGTGCACCAGATTAACCAGTTCTGCCAGGCCAGAGCTGGCATTAGCACTACCTCAGTGTGTGAGGGACAGATTGCAAACCCCAGCCCTATAAGTCGCAACCTGCTTATCAATGCAAGTACCAGGGTATCTACTCACAATGTCCCTACACCCATGCCTTCCTGTGTAGTAAACCCTGTCgaccatgctgctgctgctattccTCCTGCCTCTGTTAATGTGCCCATGGTCAATATTAACAGGGTGCCGCCCGCCTACCAGAACGAAATCAAATCGGTTGCGTGGAACCAGCACCAGCTTGCACATCTGCAGCAAATGtgtggggatgctgctgggccTGCTGGACTCGCAGGGAAGCACCCTCAGAGAGAGATCGCAGGGCAGAGTTTCCCTGGCAAAACTTCCAACTACCCTCAAGAACTGTGCATGGGCCAGTCCTTCAGCTTGAAGCCCCCCATCGAGAAGCCTACGCCTTCTCCGCCTGTGAACGGGTTGCAGGGACCTTTGCCATATACCAATGGGCACtatttccagcccctctggaatAACATTCTGCCCACGCCCAACAGTGACAGCTCTGGGTCCCAGGACCTCACCATGCCTTTCCACGGGGGACAGCCAGCGGGAGCGACGCTGGATTGTGCGGGAGGAACTCATtacagagctggagctggcccATCCAGCCAGAATAATGTGATGCAGACCATGGATTACCTAAGTGGGGACTTCCAGCAGTCCTGCTTCCGAGACCAGAGCATGGCCGTGCTGGGAAAAGTCCATCGGCCTCCCATGAACCGAGCACCTGAACCAACCGATAGTCGAAATCTTCATATTCAACACCCAGGGTATAGATAG